From the genome of Desulfonatronum sp. SC1:
GAGGCCGCTCCGGCCTTTGATCCGGCGTTGAGGGTCCGCCTGAGATCCGAGGACGGCCCTCCGTCGCTCTGGTTTGGGATATTTGAGCGTGTCGAACGGATCGCTGCCCGCGATCTTCTGAAGGGAGCGGACCCTGAGTTTGCGCGGCTAAACTGGTCGCCGTCCATTTCCGAATCCCGCTACCGGGAGGCCCTCGGGCGCATTCGGGAGCATCTGCGGGTGGGAGACTGCTACCAGGTCAACTTCACCTTCCGGCTGCGAACCGCCTTTCCTGGCGATCCCTGGGACTTTTTCCTGTCCGTTTGCCGGGACCGGCCTCCGACCCACGCGGCCTACGTCGGCTCGCCGGACTGGGCGGTATGCAGCTTCTCGCCGGAGCGGTTTTTTGTCTTGGACGGCGAGGAGATCGTTTCCGAGCCGATGAAGGGCACCCGGCCTCGGGGGCGGACTTTGGAGCAGGATCAGGCTCTGGCCGAGGAACTTCGTCAATCCGCCAAGGACCGGGCCGAGAACGTGATGATCACGGACATGGTCCGCAACGATCTGGGCCGGATCGCTGAAACCGGCAGCGTTGTGGTGGACGACCTGTGCCGGGTGGAGAAGCACGCCACGGTCTGGCAGATGGTCTCCACGGTCCGAGCGCGGACAAGACGTTCGTTGACGGAGATCTTCGCGGCACTTTTCCCTCCGGCCTCCATCACCGGTGCGCCCAAAGCCGCCAGCATGGGGATCATCGCGGATTTGGAATCCGCTCCGCGCGGCCTGTATACCGGCTGCGTCGGATACGTGGGGCCGCGGGCGACCCGTTCAACCTCCGGCGCCAAACCGGAACTCCGGGCCGCGTTCAACGTGGCCATCCGCACCGTGCTGGTGGACCAGCGTCGAAACCGGGCCGAATACGGGGTCGGCGGGGGGATCGTCTGGGATTCGGAAGCCCGGGGCGAGTACGCGGAATGCCGGACCAAGGCCGAGGTGTTGCATCGGCGGATGCCGGAATTCCGGCTCCTGGAAACCATGCTCTGGACCCCTCGGCAAGGGTACGTGCTGTTGG
Proteins encoded in this window:
- the pabB gene encoding aminodeoxychorismate synthase component I, producing the protein MVRGSYSGTPADGQNRVLIWDAASKFWLAFHDTCEVVRAENVEQVGPCLERIEGLAKQGLYAAGFVSYEAAPAFDPALRVRLRSEDGPPSLWFGIFERVERIAARDLLKGADPEFARLNWSPSISESRYREALGRIREHLRVGDCYQVNFTFRLRTAFPGDPWDFFLSVCRDRPPTHAAYVGSPDWAVCSFSPERFFVLDGEEIVSEPMKGTRPRGRTLEQDQALAEELRQSAKDRAENVMITDMVRNDLGRIAETGSVVVDDLCRVEKHATVWQMVSTVRARTRRSLTEIFAALFPPASITGAPKAASMGIIADLESAPRGLYTGCVGYVGPRATRSTSGAKPELRAAFNVAIRTVLVDQRRNRAEYGVGGGIVWDSEARGEYAECRTKAEVLHRRMPEFRLLETMLWTPRQGYVLLERHLTRLGASAEYFDFHLDVQLVRDRLDGLSAGFGQKSQMVRLLLDKDGAVALEHLPPPSPSSVPLRVTLATSAVDSSDIFLYHKTTHRHIYAQALAVNPGFGDVLLQNERGELTESTRANLAVSQDGVLWTPPIRCGLLSGTMRAEMVERGELKERILRPEDLHGAERVMLLNSVRGTYDVVVSGGI